One genomic segment of Carassius auratus strain Wakin chromosome 29, ASM336829v1, whole genome shotgun sequence includes these proteins:
- the LOC113048565 gene encoding single-stranded DNA-binding protein, mitochondrial-like, with translation MLMLRNASTQILKQVVRHRTTDASLILERSINRVQLLGRVGQDPVMRQVEGRNPVTIFSMATNEMWRSGEGEPTSTGDVSQKTTWHRISVFKPGLRDVAYQYVKKGSRILVEGKLDYGEYMDKNNVRRQATTIIADNIVFLSENLQDQ, from the exons ATGCTGATGTTGAGAAATGCCTCCACACAG ATACTTAAACAGGTCGTCCGACACAGGACTACAGATGCCAGTCTGATCTTGGAGAGAT CTATAAACCGGGTGCAGCTTCTTGGGCGAGTGGGACAGGACCCCGTCATGAGACAGGTGGAGGGCAGAAACCCCGTCACCATCTTCTCCATGGCAACAAATGAGATGTGGCGGTCAGGGGAGGGAGAGCCAACAAGTACAG gagaTGTCAGCCAGAAAACAACATGGCACAGAATTTCAGTATTCAAACCAGGCCTCAGAGATGTAGCGTACCAGTATGTAAAGAAAGG GTCTCGGATTCTTGTGGAAGGGAAGCTTGACTATGGAGAGTACATGGATAAAAACAACGTCAGACGACAGGCAACAACTATTATCGCAG ataatattgtgtttttaagTGAAAATCTGCAAGACCAGTAA
- the LOC113048575 gene encoding uncharacterized protein C12orf56: protein MARTSADGLLRPSNSKLDSFLKRNTSRDVYERIRVYEPCVVVSGSVKKVFMHVILSDERVYLSEYHPRALREALSFRHIKSIELINDLPDFLSGQDRERSQHIRVVHTTKNPGKKSSRPKGSGQNKPSFPVQGRNSSARHSLEGMSPVLLSSESSSWRISPTSMSEGGQEEEEGSVIPKRRSASCPHTDVLALSVFDSSPAHSSSSSDQRESPSASDSTALMRRTTTEEQEEEKEEELHLYAVSPSSRIYLHLQSSWSSYIIRSTLMLDPVYRKRCGMSSSPQKQKSHKISWERTCHLFSQLSGELLQEDVGLESLYLLLQELHTATNRNPTIKKLFWKSPDLYPFLVKTLAESSQSGQEGVHASDRLLLCTLVVQILSLMFRGTEIEATRLSMLTAKQGALTENMLLALVRDPDLQLPDSTNGSKSSVHKLQRLQADYLDAASALLFEVVVFCQEASRTPALGHFLTISWVFRLLKPHPFLLPFVGYQAQQVVLLLSGAQDPLGPSQAVLLYQRCRVLLACLQHSTCLSKYIRTGFKEEFRYYVKTSGLEDKLPHHYPISQPAQRLLSQLLSLVLLKP from the exons ATGGCCAGAACCAGCGCGGACGGACTGCTCCGTCCGAGCAACAGCAAACTGGACTCTTTCCTCAAGAGGAACACCAGTCGGGATGTGTACGAGCGGATCCGGGTCTACGAGCCGTGTGTGGTGGTGTCGGGGTCGGTGAAGAAGGTTTTCATGCATGTGATCCTGAGCGATGAGCGCGTGTATCTGAGCGAGTATCACCCGCGCGCGCTGCGTGAGGCGCTCAGCTTCAGACACATCAAGAGCATCGAGCTG ATCAATGATTTGCCTGATTTCCTAAGCGGACAGGATCGTGAACGCTCACAGCACATCCGTGTTGTCCATACCACAAAGAATCCTGGGAAAAAGAGCTCAAGACCCAAAGGATCCGGTCAGAATAAGCCATCATTTCCAGTGCAAGGACGCAACTCGAGTGCCCGTCATTCGCTGGAGG GCATGAGTCCTGTTCTCCTGTCGTCTGAGTCCTCGAGCTGGAGAATCTCTCCCACATCAATGAG TGAAGGTGGTCAGGAGGAAGAAGAAGGCAGCGTCATTCCGAAGAGACGTTCAGCTTCCTGTCCGCACACGGATGTTTTGGCTCTGTCTGTGTTTGATAGCTCTCCCGCTCACTCCTCCAGCTCCAGTGACCAGCGAGAGAGTCCCAGCGCTTCAGACTCGACAGCACTGATGAGGAGAACAACTAcagaggagcaggaggaggagaaagaggaagagTTACACCTTTATGCGGTATCTCCATCATCCCGAATATACCTTCACCTGCAGAGCTCCTGGAGCAGCTACATCATA CGATCAACTTTGATGCTGGACCCAGTGTACAGGAAGAGATGTGGCATGTCCTCTTCTCCTCAAAAACAGAAATCTCACAAAATCAG CTGGGAACGGACGTGTCACTTGTTCAGTCAGTTGAGCGGAGAGCTGCTGCAGGAGGACGTGGGCCTGGAGAGTCTGTATTTACTCCTGCAGGAGCTGCACACAGCCACGAACCGCAACCCCACCATCAAAAAACTCTTCTGGAAG TCACCGGACCTCTATCCTTTCCTGGTGAAAACGCTGGCTGAAAGCTCTCAGAGCGGCCAGGAAGGAGTCCATGCATCCGACAGACTTCT GCTGTGCACTTTGGTGGTTCAGATATTAAGCCTGATGTTCAGGGGAACAGAGATCGAAGCGACGAGGCTCAGCATGCTGACGGCCAAACA GGGAGCTCTTACGGAGAACATGCTGCTCGCTTTAGTGCGTGATCCAGATCTCCAGCTGCCAGACTCTACTAATGGCTCCAAATCTTCAGTTCATAag CTGCAGCGTCTGCAGGCAGACTATTTGGATGCGGCTTCTGCTCTTCTGTTTGAGGTGGTTGTGTTCTGTCAGGAG GCTAGTCGCACACCTGCTCTGGGACATTTCCTTACCATCAGCTGGGTGTTTCGCTTGCTTAAACCACATCCATTCTTA CTCCCGTTCGTGGGCTATCAGGCCCAGCAGGTGGTTCTGCTTCTCTCAGGTGCTCAGGATCCGCTCGGCCCATCTCAGGCGGTTCTCCTGTACCAGCGCTGCCGGGTTTTGTTAGCCTGTCTGCAGCACAGCACCTGTTTGAGCAAATACATCAGGACGGGATTCAAGGAGGAGTTCAG GTACTATGTGAAGACGTCAGGGCTGGAGGACAAACTTCCCCATCACTACCCCATCAGTCAGCCTGCCCAGCGCCTCCTTTCCCAGCTCCTCAGTCTGGTTCTCCTGAAACCTTGA